In Fructilactobacillus cliffordii, a single genomic region encodes these proteins:
- the guaB gene encoding IMP dehydrogenase → MDNWENKFGQHEALTYDDVLLVPAASAVLPYQVSLKTKLGKNLLLNIPVLSAAMDTVTESAMGIEMARQGGLGVIHKNMSAADQAVEVKKVKTAEVTGDNAAVDENGNYLVAAAVGINEESFDRAKALFEAGADAIVLDSAHGHSKGVLSKVAEIRKQFPDKTLIAGNIATAAGARALFEAGTDVVKVGIGPGSICTTRVVAGVGVPQISAAFECAAVAKEYGRQIIVDGGMQYSGDIAKALVAGGDAVMLGSMLAGTTEAPGKILESADGKQFKVYRGMGSIPAMEKGSSDRYFQGKVKSEKKLVPEGIEGKTEYKGDVETILYQMMGGLRAGMGYVGAPTIATMKDAQFCRITNAGLRESHPHDVLITKSAPNYHK, encoded by the coding sequence ATGGATAATTGGGAAAACAAGTTTGGCCAACATGAAGCACTTACTTACGATGACGTGCTCTTGGTACCGGCAGCTAGTGCTGTCTTGCCCTACCAGGTCAGCTTAAAAACAAAATTAGGCAAAAACCTTCTTTTAAACATTCCGGTCTTAAGTGCCGCCATGGATACGGTTACAGAATCAGCCATGGGAATTGAAATGGCCCGTCAAGGTGGTCTCGGGGTCATTCACAAAAATATGTCTGCTGCAGATCAAGCGGTCGAAGTGAAAAAGGTCAAGACCGCTGAAGTAACTGGTGACAATGCCGCCGTAGACGAAAACGGCAATTACCTTGTCGCTGCTGCCGTAGGAATCAACGAAGAATCTTTCGACCGAGCCAAAGCCCTTTTTGAAGCCGGCGCCGACGCCATTGTGTTAGATTCTGCCCACGGACACTCTAAAGGTGTTTTATCAAAAGTCGCTGAAATCCGGAAACAATTCCCTGACAAGACTTTGATTGCAGGAAACATTGCTACAGCTGCGGGGGCTCGCGCTCTTTTTGAAGCTGGAACAGACGTGGTTAAAGTTGGTATCGGTCCTGGTTCAATTTGTACCACGCGGGTTGTTGCTGGAGTTGGAGTTCCCCAAATCAGTGCTGCCTTTGAATGTGCTGCCGTTGCCAAAGAATACGGACGCCAAATCATCGTCGACGGTGGGATGCAATACTCTGGTGACATTGCCAAAGCTCTTGTAGCTGGTGGTGATGCCGTGATGCTCGGAAGCATGCTTGCGGGAACAACGGAAGCTCCTGGTAAGATCCTCGAAAGTGCCGATGGCAAACAATTCAAGGTGTACCGGGGCATGGGCTCGATTCCAGCCATGGAAAAAGGTTCTTCTGACCGGTACTTCCAAGGCAAGGTTAAATCAGAAAAGAAATTAGTTCCCGAAGGTATCGAAGGTAAAACCGAATACAAAGGGGACGTAGAAACCATTCTGTACCAAATGATGGGTGGTTTAAGAGCCGGCATGGGCTACGTTGGTGCCCCAACGATTGCTACCATGAAGGACGCTCAATTCTGCCGAATTACAAACGCCGGATTACGGGAATCTCACCCACACGACGTTTTGATCACGAAGAGTGCTCCCAACTACCACAAATAG
- the guaA gene encoding glutamine-hydrolyzing GMP synthase has translation MPNLAKKYDSVVVLDFGSQYNQLITRRIREMGVYSELKPHTLSAAEIKKMDPKAIIFSGGPNSVNGPNALGVDPDIFNLGLPILGICYGMQLMAHDLPGGETVTAESSEYGQADIDVTDPHSEFFKDMDEKQQVLMSHGDFVTKVPDGFAATATSANCPISAMADPERGFYAVQFHPEVNLTAQGREMLRHFVFDIAGAEANWSMDDFIEDEIQTIKETVGDKRVLLGLSGGVDSSVVSVLLHRAIGDQLIPVFVDHGLLRKSEAEQVLKSLGEDFGLNIDFVDASNHFLNKLKGVTDPEKKRKIIGKEFIETFSNEARKFKDVDFLAQGTLYTDVIESGTDTAQTIKSHHNVGGLPEDLQFKLIEPLNKLFKDEVRELGEKLGMPSELVWRQPFPGPGLAIRVIGEVTPERLRMVRNSDAILRDEFAKAGLNKTVWQYFTALPGIRSVGVMGDERTYDEAVTIRAVTSVDGMTAEFAGVPWEVLGKVSKRIVDDVPGVNRVLYDITGKPPATIEYE, from the coding sequence ATGCCAAATTTAGCCAAAAAATATGATTCAGTGGTTGTGTTGGACTTCGGAAGCCAATACAATCAACTCATCACCCGTCGGATTCGGGAAATGGGTGTTTATTCCGAATTAAAACCACATACCCTGTCCGCCGCAGAAATCAAAAAGATGGATCCTAAAGCCATCATCTTTTCTGGTGGTCCGAATAGTGTTAACGGCCCGAACGCCCTTGGAGTTGATCCTGATATTTTTAACCTAGGACTCCCAATTCTAGGAATTTGTTATGGAATGCAACTGATGGCCCACGACTTGCCGGGTGGCGAAACCGTCACCGCTGAAAGCAGCGAATACGGTCAGGCTGACATCGACGTCACGGATCCCCATTCCGAATTCTTCAAGGATATGGACGAAAAACAACAAGTGTTAATGAGTCACGGTGACTTCGTTACCAAGGTTCCCGATGGCTTCGCCGCGACCGCTACCAGTGCTAATTGCCCCATCTCAGCCATGGCTGATCCCGAACGAGGTTTTTACGCCGTTCAGTTCCATCCCGAAGTAAACCTAACGGCTCAAGGTCGGGAAATGTTACGCCACTTTGTCTTTGACATTGCTGGTGCCGAAGCTAACTGGTCGATGGACGACTTTATTGAAGATGAAATTCAAACCATCAAAGAAACCGTGGGCGACAAACGGGTCTTACTCGGCCTGTCCGGTGGAGTTGATTCCTCAGTGGTGTCAGTGCTATTGCACCGTGCCATTGGCGACCAACTGATCCCGGTGTTCGTGGACCACGGTCTGTTGCGGAAAAGCGAAGCCGAACAAGTGCTCAAATCCCTAGGTGAAGACTTTGGCTTAAACATCGATTTCGTGGATGCTAGCAATCACTTCTTGAACAAGCTCAAGGGCGTTACGGATCCCGAAAAGAAACGGAAAATCATCGGAAAAGAGTTCATTGAAACCTTCTCCAACGAGGCCCGTAAGTTTAAGGACGTTGACTTCCTAGCTCAAGGAACGCTCTACACCGACGTGATTGAATCCGGAACTGATACGGCCCAAACCATCAAATCCCACCACAACGTGGGTGGTTTGCCCGAAGACTTACAGTTCAAACTGATTGAACCTTTAAACAAACTATTTAAAGACGAAGTTCGCGAACTCGGGGAGAAATTGGGCATGCCAAGTGAATTAGTTTGGCGTCAACCATTCCCTGGTCCTGGTTTAGCCATTCGGGTAATTGGTGAAGTGACACCAGAACGTTTACGGATGGTACGTAACTCCGATGCCATTTTACGAGATGAATTTGCTAAAGCTGGTTTAAACAAGACCGTTTGGCAATACTTCACTGCCCTGCCTGGCATTCGCAGCGTGGGGGTCATGGGTGACGAACGGACCTATGACGAAGCCGTTACAATTCGGGCTGTCACCTCGGTTGATGGAATGACCGCTGAATTTGCGGGAGTTCCCTGGGAAGTCCTGGGTAAGGTTTCCAAACGAATCGTTGATGATGTTCCAGGCGTTAACCGCGTCCTCTACGACATTACTGGTAAGCCGCCTGCAACGATTGAATACGAATAA
- a CDS encoding cation:proton antiporter — protein sequence MHILEAVLILLGLVLISNVASHYITIVPVSLIQITLGVGMALCFNFQIDLDTTWFLLLFIAPLLFNDGRDFPKKELWELRGPIFENAIWLVFLTTIVGGFIVNWLIPSMPLAVCFALIAILSPTDPVAVQSISKRVNLPKSILHLVSGESLINDASGLIAFKYAIAAVVTGYFSIYKAAGDFIYMSLMGLFLGWILMLVLLWVRNKLDSIHFHDAIFSVVLQILTPFLVYIVAEDFFHASGVIAVVTAGILDHVQNKRVTGQTPEITLLTNRTWDIIVYCLNGVVFLILGIELPLAMRSVIKGNKYGTLQSIGYAFLIWLMILIIRVVWILGYQAFSYYVTKKEKKKPQFKVGLLAGLSGVRGAITMAGVLSVPTIIDTGAPFPDRALMLFIAAGVIVISLIAASITLPLIAPGQGTIETRASSIKDNEPEDDNEEEEEQKNNEFVSYGVAKLYMMNSAIAYLESNKTDSNQRAVFDIIMDYEVAIRKQQRQFHNRPEITKNLNETIALRRVALRGERDAVEQLYKQKLIGTDAYWIASRQLNREEYRLLQATGTKQNRIKTNRIGWLSRLIRLLKIWQWNQKESKQTKDDLRLIQKVGSQGAINAINHFLNRDDINREDFSSQNIHFLLVYYQNRIQEAKSFGDSEQEEEKYNRQVLELKTQALEAERKAIETLIENCHISRNMGLHLRQNVNYEETILLNNYKKETE from the coding sequence ATGCACATTTTAGAAGCCGTGCTGATTTTGCTTGGATTAGTTTTAATTTCTAACGTTGCTAGCCATTACATCACAATAGTACCAGTAAGTTTAATTCAAATTACGCTGGGAGTTGGGATGGCTCTCTGCTTTAATTTTCAAATTGACTTGGATACTACTTGGTTCCTCTTGCTGTTTATAGCACCGTTACTATTTAACGATGGACGTGATTTCCCCAAAAAAGAACTCTGGGAGCTTCGAGGTCCCATCTTTGAAAACGCTATCTGGTTAGTCTTTTTAACCACGATCGTCGGTGGATTTATCGTCAACTGGCTAATCCCATCAATGCCATTAGCGGTTTGTTTTGCCTTAATTGCAATCCTCTCCCCGACTGATCCGGTGGCGGTTCAATCAATTTCCAAGCGAGTCAACCTACCTAAAAGCATTCTGCACTTAGTTAGTGGCGAAAGTTTAATTAATGATGCTAGTGGCCTAATTGCCTTTAAATATGCAATTGCGGCCGTAGTAACTGGTTATTTCTCGATTTACAAAGCCGCTGGTGACTTTATTTACATGTCACTGATGGGGCTTTTTCTAGGTTGGATCTTGATGCTCGTCTTGCTTTGGGTTAGAAACAAACTCGATAGCATCCACTTCCACGATGCCATTTTTAGCGTTGTCCTCCAAATTTTAACTCCTTTCTTAGTTTACATTGTTGCAGAAGATTTTTTTCATGCTTCTGGAGTAATTGCAGTGGTAACCGCTGGGATTCTTGATCACGTCCAAAATAAACGAGTAACTGGTCAAACCCCCGAGATTACCCTTCTAACCAATCGAACCTGGGATATAATCGTGTACTGTTTAAACGGGGTCGTTTTCCTTATCCTCGGGATTGAACTCCCATTAGCCATGCGTAGCGTGATTAAGGGAAATAAGTATGGAACTCTACAATCAATTGGCTACGCTTTTTTAATCTGGTTGATGATTCTCATCATCCGGGTAGTATGGATTCTTGGTTACCAAGCTTTCTCCTACTACGTAACGAAAAAAGAAAAGAAAAAACCACAGTTTAAAGTGGGGTTATTGGCCGGATTATCAGGAGTACGTGGCGCCATCACTATGGCTGGAGTCTTATCCGTACCAACTATCATTGATACCGGGGCTCCATTCCCTGATCGTGCTCTGATGCTTTTTATTGCAGCTGGTGTGATTGTGATTAGTTTAATTGCTGCTTCCATCACACTTCCGCTAATTGCTCCCGGACAAGGAACCATTGAAACTAGAGCTTCTAGCATCAAAGACAACGAGCCAGAGGATGACAACGAAGAAGAGGAAGAGCAAAAAAACAACGAATTTGTCAGCTACGGAGTTGCCAAACTTTATATGATGAACTCGGCTATTGCTTATCTTGAATCCAATAAAACCGACTCCAATCAACGAGCAGTTTTTGACATCATCATGGATTACGAAGTTGCCATTCGGAAGCAACAGCGCCAATTCCATAATCGACCAGAAATCACCAAAAACTTGAACGAAACCATCGCTCTTCGCCGTGTGGCCCTTCGTGGAGAGCGTGATGCAGTGGAACAACTCTACAAACAAAAACTAATTGGAACCGACGCTTACTGGATTGCTTCTCGTCAATTAAATCGCGAAGAATATCGACTTTTGCAAGCAACCGGAACCAAACAAAACCGAATTAAAACGAATCGAATTGGATGGTTATCACGCTTAATCCGCCTGCTTAAAATCTGGCAATGGAATCAAAAGGAGAGTAAACAAACCAAGGACGATTTACGATTAATCCAAAAGGTCGGGTCGCAAGGAGCTATCAATGCGATTAATCACTTCCTCAATCGGGATGACATTAATCGCGAGGACTTTTCTTCTCAAAATATCCACTTTTTGTTAGTTTATTATCAAAATCGTATCCAAGAAGCAAAGTCATTTGGAGATAGTGAACAAGAAGAAGAAAAATACAACCGTCAAGTTCTTGAATTAAAAACCCAAGCTCTGGAAGCAGAACGAAAAGCAATTGAGACATTAATTGAAAATTGTCACATTTCTCGCAACATGGGATTACATTTACGGCAAAACGTTAACTATGAGGAAACCATTCTACTCAACAACTACAAAAAAGAAACCGAGTAG
- a CDS encoding WxL domain-containing protein has product MKKNKLIIGGVASFAAVLGLAVAAPAVHAETFSNNDLPQNTSTTKDAKTGDVSATSNAHIDIQSGYLTLNSVPDLNFAPTSQSSNNQVQGLLNNNTGNRQSQISITDSRTAEGKAQNGWQLSAALGQFRGLNGAATDNPGAWAINLNNTGYTNSQNSRVNVTPNARLSAGGNGTNIASANNNEGIGNTTIDYSKQGKNVASLTVPANTKEGSYDAPITWTLTAGTPNNPTA; this is encoded by the coding sequence ATGAAGAAGAACAAGCTCATCATTGGTGGAGTTGCTTCATTTGCTGCTGTCCTTGGTTTAGCTGTTGCTGCACCTGCAGTTCACGCTGAAACATTCAGTAACAATGATTTACCACAAAACACTAGCACTACTAAAGATGCTAAAACTGGTGATGTTTCTGCAACTTCAAATGCTCACATTGACATTCAAAGTGGTTACTTAACTTTGAACTCAGTTCCTGACTTGAACTTTGCCCCAACCAGTCAATCAAGTAATAACCAAGTTCAAGGGTTATTAAACAACAACACTGGTAACCGTCAAAGTCAAATTTCAATCACTGACAGCCGGACTGCAGAAGGTAAGGCTCAAAATGGTTGGCAATTAAGTGCCGCTCTTGGTCAATTCCGTGGCTTAAACGGTGCTGCTACTGACAATCCTGGTGCTTGGGCAATTAACTTGAACAACACTGGTTACACTAACAGCCAAAACTCACGGGTTAATGTTACTCCAAATGCTCGTCTTTCTGCTGGTGGTAACGGTACCAACATTGCTTCTGCTAACAACAATGAAGGTATTGGTAACACTACGATTGACTACAGCAAACAAGGTAAGAATGTTGCTAGTTTAACTGTTCCTGCTAACACTAAGGAAGGTTCATACGACGCACCTATTACTTGGACATTGACTGCTGGAACTCCAAACAACCCTACTGCATAG
- a CDS encoding DUF916 domain-containing protein, with the protein MILKNHKLRLLLGIAFFSFLFALVVPTAVNATPGPGIAVKPNYPSTQFDQGGSFFFKTKPGEPQTITMDVANLANYSQTLTIEPTTAYTSKDGSITYKPGKVPYDRTLKYKMRDLVKEKKQKITVGANQTKKVSFTVTPPKKDYKGIILGALYVKTENRNDNVNANNVNLNNKLSLVMPIMIKSQDKKVNPKLTVPSIKPDKSGSQTLINTKLANERPTTIKGMTVTNRIYRKGNSKKTLSKNKQYQLSMAPNSNFNMQNDFGKNALLPGTYHLSLRAHDENGNHWKIEKDFNVSIKDSVIYNNNNWWWIALLVALFLIILLLLYLIYRQKRKQKELLNNQAK; encoded by the coding sequence ATGATTTTAAAGAACCACAAATTGCGCTTACTATTAGGTATCGCCTTTTTCTCTTTCCTGTTCGCATTGGTAGTTCCTACAGCAGTAAACGCTACCCCGGGTCCAGGAATAGCGGTTAAGCCCAACTATCCATCCACACAATTTGATCAGGGTGGATCGTTCTTTTTCAAAACTAAGCCAGGCGAACCGCAAACAATTACGATGGATGTGGCTAACCTTGCTAATTATTCTCAAACTTTAACAATTGAACCAACCACTGCTTACACTTCTAAAGATGGTTCAATTACTTATAAGCCCGGAAAAGTTCCTTATGATCGAACTTTAAAGTACAAAATGCGCGACTTGGTTAAAGAAAAGAAACAAAAAATCACAGTTGGTGCCAATCAAACTAAAAAGGTTAGCTTTACAGTAACTCCTCCCAAAAAGGACTATAAAGGAATCATCTTGGGAGCATTGTACGTAAAGACTGAAAACCGAAATGATAATGTTAATGCTAACAACGTTAACCTTAACAATAAACTTTCGTTGGTTATGCCGATTATGATTAAGTCGCAAGATAAAAAAGTTAATCCTAAGTTAACTGTTCCAAGTATCAAACCCGATAAAAGTGGATCCCAAACGCTCATCAACACTAAATTAGCTAATGAACGGCCAACCACAATTAAAGGGATGACAGTTACCAATCGGATTTATCGAAAGGGAAATTCGAAGAAGACTTTATCCAAAAACAAACAATATCAACTAAGCATGGCACCTAATTCTAATTTCAACATGCAAAATGATTTTGGAAAAAATGCCCTCCTCCCCGGAACATATCACCTGAGTTTACGAGCCCACGATGAAAACGGTAATCACTGGAAAATTGAAAAAGACTTCAACGTTTCAATCAAGGATTCAGTAATTTACAATAATAACAACTGGTGGTGGATTGCACTTCTTGTTGCCCTCTTCTTGATTATCTTGTTATTGCTGTACCTAATTTACCGACAAAAAAGGAAACAAAAAGAGCTGCTTAACAATCAAGCTAAATAG
- a CDS encoding WxL protein peptidoglycan domain-containing protein has protein sequence MVLGLSILAFLCFPAVAKAQDAPDNFSVTPLLGNLPIQKGKSYFALRSQNHTTYKLPVMLSNDSDLPMIVTTNVNNAITADNGTISYSNNTVQPRGKMSLTNKVVGKRKHKLTLAPHSNQIVTYKIKTGNQGNGITLGGINATSVVDRQGDIQNKVTFVTGVSLNTPANHPNLKQLTFKKISTDYLATDANPSVVATLSNDKPQLLQHLHGKMVLKRGNKVLATKKMKDVSIAPNSDVKFYLPPKSMANGKYQVLIQLKDKRHTIDLKRNIVIN, from the coding sequence ATGGTCCTTGGATTATCAATCCTCGCTTTTCTCTGTTTTCCTGCGGTAGCCAAAGCTCAGGATGCCCCAGATAATTTTTCTGTAACTCCTCTCTTAGGTAACTTACCGATTCAAAAAGGAAAGAGTTACTTTGCGTTACGTTCTCAGAATCATACTACCTATAAATTACCGGTCATGCTAAGTAATGACAGTGATCTACCGATGATTGTCACGACTAACGTTAACAATGCGATTACTGCTGACAACGGAACCATTAGTTATAGTAACAATACCGTCCAACCTCGTGGCAAAATGAGTTTGACTAATAAAGTTGTTGGCAAGCGCAAGCATAAACTCACTCTTGCTCCGCATTCTAATCAAATTGTGACTTATAAAATTAAAACTGGTAACCAAGGCAACGGCATTACTTTAGGTGGAATTAACGCTACCTCAGTCGTAGACCGCCAAGGTGATATTCAAAATAAAGTAACGTTTGTGACTGGGGTTTCCCTAAATACCCCTGCTAATCATCCTAATCTCAAACAACTAACCTTTAAAAAAATATCAACAGATTACTTAGCAACTGATGCTAACCCTAGTGTTGTAGCCACGTTATCCAACGATAAACCGCAACTTTTGCAGCATTTACATGGTAAAATGGTCCTCAAGCGCGGCAATAAAGTGTTAGCTACCAAAAAGATGAAAGACGTTAGTATTGCCCCTAACTCAGACGTTAAGTTTTACTTACCTCCTAAATCGATGGCAAACGGCAAGTATCAGGTGCTAATTCAACTGAAAGATAAACGTCACACCATTGATTTAAAAAGAAACATCGTAATTAATTAG
- a CDS encoding lectin-like domain-containing protein: MSNFTYKGNPPAAIDYPNAQVVTDENQGQLRGLWWKNKVDLSRPFTLKFYIYMASTNPSDAADGLTFTLQNDEDQVDAKKGSVAVGTNGESLGAYGNLRGMVNQGGTNDDKLQSAKDFYNDPDKSHYIHNALSLEFDPYLNNDFSDGFQLPGNSANDIGSHIAFTIPDADHINVHNSLYTEWDAGINHYSGNQNWFNNPPSDADTYLYPYPGKNDGYGATPAPNMVGKSSGTGKYRARWEPVIYTWTPKGDGTGSATATFGYPTASQNTGGFKQLSVTSPSVNIKDKFGPDQKAYWGMTGSTGEKSLISAISATDVPGSPGVSKLAADLTRLGQQGLRISKADGGKVVSKNDSGALMPDDHSLSSEELMNALPYNAEFTGDDGNKYPVFRNKIYDANVGDVFLYRADIYNYYDSIFNDKNPDIGNHWYDVHVRDELPSQLKLLDGSSDVDLFFKDIPPIKKGTTSPTPMSHGFKAALVSDKLDKGKNAVINTVSATGSNFADKTPVESSEVQVIPNGKRPQRPSFYINNKMQNTSQNMTDWSDTLNNVKDSDNINYRIPLYNYSQVPLDNGQYTFHLPSIKNDDPNNLHLQYEGQDIPYDPNDNSTGLHFTMSDDEVLQDDGSTYTNSKKIVIKGLPTLDPYSTKNITANVTLGNNKGKVFASTPKLSGQANGDSTTLYYYGQKEIYNLNAGSVQIEPKSFEYGTHSFLKPNSYLLPMDTYTFDDAGKPVRTTPWINPRVGYQAFSLKDTRKASDRKEFKVSLSQASDNSRSVAGQLQNANIIGTDNSPFQLVFFDGKGTKYPLTPGNNDNIPVYSSGDDLPDLKSVDWNEKLGLKLNVRKTPDAPASGHQDYGATLNWTINTTDTP; this comes from the coding sequence ATGAGTAACTTCACGTACAAAGGGAATCCACCAGCTGCCATTGACTATCCCAACGCTCAAGTTGTTACCGATGAAAATCAAGGACAACTACGAGGATTATGGTGGAAAAATAAGGTTGATTTATCGCGACCATTTACCTTGAAATTTTACATCTATATGGCTTCTACCAATCCTAGTGACGCTGCCGATGGTCTGACTTTCACATTACAAAATGACGAAGATCAGGTAGACGCTAAAAAAGGATCTGTTGCTGTCGGAACTAACGGGGAATCACTAGGGGCATATGGTAACCTTCGGGGAATGGTTAACCAGGGTGGAACCAACGATGATAAATTACAAAGTGCTAAAGATTTCTATAATGATCCCGATAAATCGCACTACATTCATAATGCCTTATCATTAGAGTTTGACCCCTATCTAAACAATGACTTTAGTGATGGGTTCCAACTTCCCGGTAATAGTGCCAATGACATTGGATCACATATTGCCTTTACAATACCAGATGCTGATCATATCAACGTTCATAATTCCCTTTATACAGAATGGGATGCTGGAATTAATCATTACAGCGGTAATCAAAACTGGTTTAATAATCCACCTTCAGATGCTGATACGTACCTCTATCCTTACCCCGGTAAGAATGATGGTTATGGGGCAACTCCTGCTCCCAACATGGTCGGAAAATCAAGCGGGACCGGTAAATACAGAGCTCGATGGGAACCCGTTATTTACACGTGGACGCCTAAGGGTGATGGAACTGGATCAGCAACAGCTACCTTTGGTTATCCAACCGCTAGTCAGAATACTGGTGGCTTCAAGCAGTTATCTGTTACTTCTCCTTCCGTTAACATTAAAGATAAGTTTGGTCCTGACCAAAAAGCTTATTGGGGAATGACCGGATCAACCGGTGAAAAATCACTGATTAGTGCCATTTCGGCAACTGATGTTCCCGGAAGCCCCGGAGTAAGTAAGCTAGCTGCCGACTTAACTAGATTAGGCCAACAAGGATTACGTATTAGTAAAGCCGATGGTGGTAAGGTCGTTTCTAAAAATGATTCGGGAGCTCTAATGCCCGATGATCATTCGTTAAGTTCTGAGGAATTGATGAATGCCCTTCCCTATAATGCTGAATTTACTGGGGATGACGGTAATAAATATCCAGTCTTTCGGAACAAAATTTATGATGCCAACGTTGGGGACGTTTTCTTGTATCGAGCCGATATCTATAACTACTACGACAGTATCTTCAATGATAAGAATCCTGACATCGGGAATCATTGGTATGATGTCCACGTTCGGGATGAACTTCCATCTCAACTAAAACTTTTAGATGGAAGTAGTGATGTTGATCTATTCTTTAAGGATATTCCTCCGATTAAGAAGGGAACGACAAGCCCAACTCCAATGTCTCATGGATTCAAAGCCGCCCTTGTTTCTGACAAGTTAGACAAAGGTAAAAATGCCGTAATCAATACGGTTAGTGCTACTGGATCAAACTTTGCTGATAAAACTCCAGTAGAATCCAGTGAGGTTCAAGTTATTCCGAATGGTAAAAGACCGCAGCGACCATCATTTTACATCAATAACAAGATGCAAAATACGTCACAAAACATGACTGACTGGTCTGATACTTTAAACAACGTTAAGGATAGCGACAACATTAACTACCGAATTCCTTTGTATAACTATAGTCAAGTACCATTGGATAACGGTCAATATACTTTCCACCTTCCAAGTATTAAGAATGATGATCCTAACAATCTCCACCTGCAGTATGAAGGTCAAGACATTCCATATGATCCTAATGATAATTCCACAGGACTTCACTTCACCATGAGTGATGATGAAGTGCTTCAGGATGATGGATCAACCTACACCAATAGCAAGAAGATTGTTATCAAAGGATTACCAACGTTGGATCCTTACTCAACTAAGAACATCACTGCCAACGTAACCCTTGGTAATAATAAGGGAAAGGTTTTCGCAAGTACGCCAAAACTAAGTGGGCAGGCAAATGGGGATTCAACCACTCTTTATTACTATGGACAAAAGGAAATTTATAACTTAAATGCCGGCAGTGTTCAAATTGAGCCAAAGAGTTTTGAGTATGGTACTCATTCCTTCCTTAAGCCCAATTCATACCTACTACCAATGGATACCTATACCTTTGATGACGCCGGTAAACCGGTTCGAACCACTCCTTGGATTAATCCTCGGGTTGGTTATCAAGCATTCTCACTGAAGGATACCCGAAAGGCCTCCGACCGTAAGGAATTTAAAGTTTCTTTATCACAAGCTAGTGATAACAGTCGTAGTGTTGCGGGTCAACTTCAAAATGCCAATATCATTGGTACCGATAATTCTCCATTCCAGTTAGTATTCTTTGACGGAAAGGGAACTAAATATCCATTAACTCCTGGTAATAATGATAATATTCCAGTTTATTCATCTGGTGATGATCTTCCTGATTTAAAGAGCGTTGATTGGAACGAAAAACTTGGTTTGAAACTCAACGTCCGTAAAACTCCTGATGCCCCTGCTAGTGGTCACCAAGATTACGGAGCAACTTTAAATTGGACTATCAATACCACAGATACACCATAG
- a CDS encoding methylenetetrahydrofolate reductase: MTPPLGIEISPAATPIANQRFIEASGLGTTIRPDFVAVTCGTGGKLESGTPYDLIQRMERLQLQVIPHLTGLYKTPAAVNQELQELTRLGAKQVLALRGDANPHQRPTGYFPHATNLIHYIKQHSKLKIAAAAYPERHPESDTWGTELFYLRAKVQAGATELFTQFCFDTPAIVSWLDRIHAADIQVPVVVGVLPLTSRTRIQQAETMLGHPLPNELQNRLATARTEVELRMLGIQVALEQIQALRQRGVGIQIYTFNDVKLLQTILQVGY; encoded by the coding sequence ATGACACCACCGCTTGGGATTGAAATATCGCCAGCGGCAACCCCGATTGCCAATCAACGTTTTATTGAAGCTAGTGGTCTGGGGACTACCATTCGTCCCGATTTTGTCGCGGTAACGTGTGGGACTGGGGGAAAGCTAGAATCTGGAACCCCGTATGACCTGATTCAACGAATGGAACGGTTGCAACTACAAGTAATCCCCCATCTCACCGGTTTGTATAAAACTCCCGCTGCGGTGAACCAGGAATTGCAGGAGTTAACGCGGCTAGGAGCTAAACAGGTACTGGCTTTACGTGGAGATGCAAATCCTCATCAGCGACCCACGGGCTATTTTCCGCACGCCACTAACCTAATTCACTACATCAAACAACACAGTAAATTGAAAATTGCTGCCGCAGCTTATCCAGAACGACACCCGGAATCAGATACCTGGGGAACAGAACTTTTTTATCTCCGGGCTAAGGTCCAGGCTGGCGCCACGGAGTTATTTACCCAGTTTTGTTTTGATACGCCAGCAATTGTCAGCTGGTTAGACCGCATTCATGCAGCCGATATTCAAGTTCCCGTGGTAGTAGGGGTGTTACCGCTGACTAGTCGAACGCGGATTCAACAAGCTGAAACCATGCTGGGGCATCCGTTACCAAACGAACTTCAAAATCGTTTGGCAACGGCCCGGACGGAAGTAGAACTACGAATGTTGGGGATTCAGGTGGCTCTGGAACAAATTCAGGCTTTACGCCAGCGTGGAGTAGGAATTCAGATTTATACGTTCAACGACGTGAAATTATTGCAAACTATTCTGCAAGTGGGTTACTAA